In the Deltaproteobacteria bacterium genome, ATTAGCTCTGTATTTAACGACTAGAAGCATGGTCTAATTAGCGTCAATGACACAGGAGTCGTTGTATGAGCTCATTAATTCGCATGCTATCCTTCGCATTGATACTACCGATTTTCATCGGTTGCTCACCATCGTTAACACCTCAAGAGGTGTTCGAAAATCACCAAGATATGTTTGAGGCGGTTGAAAATTATATCAACGACCCAGCTCTCTTTGTAGATGGAGACTGGCAAGCCCACTGGGGTGACGGCCAACTCTTTGGACCGTCTTATGATTTAGCCAATTATCGACACACAGGCAGTCAGGCGTCCCTAGACCGTGCTCTTCTAGCGCTTGAGGCCAACCGCGCTCGCGTGGCTGAAGCAGCTCCAGCATTACTCGATTATTCAGACAATCTTGAAACCATCTCGATGTCGCTTTTGAGTCTCTTAGAAGCTGGTAATTATTTGGAGGACACCGCGGCTTACCTTGAGGCCAGTGACCAGATGATTGTGAGCCTCGAGAGCCTAACCACCCTGAGTAACGATTATCTCGATATTGCCGGTGGAGAGTTTGCGGCCGATACCTATGGGCCCACCGCGATGACTGCTTTTGTTACAAGCGTTCACCTAGAACGCGTTGATGGCTATCCAGACGACACCAGAGAACATCACCTAGAGCGCGCTGATGCGATATTGAACCGTCTTCAAGATAAAGTGTGGGACGCCGAACGTGAAATCTATCTCTTTGCTCCAGGAGATGAGCGCGTAATGCTTTATCCAAACGTAACCGTGATGGGAGCACTCTCGAGAGCCTATCAGCTCACGGGTAACCCCACATACAAAGAACGTTTTGAGGCGACTTACCGTGGTATCCAGGCCCTTAAAGATGAAGATGGAGACCATTACCACTCGCCTTATAGCAAGGAGTCGATGGGCGCGACCGATGATGATTACACCACTCACTCGAGCCAAAACTACTTAATGATTGCCTTGATAGGGATGTACCAAGCCACCGGCGAAACGAAATATCTTGAAGAGGTCAACACGCTCTTAGGCTTCTTAAAAGACCGGCTGCTGGTGGACGGACAGATTCTGCACCACTGGATTGATGGAAGAGCTGCCGGCGAGCCGGACCCTTACATCTACTGCTTAGGGTGTAACGTGCAGACGCTTTACCTGCTCTTGGTTCTTCAACTGACTCTCGATGCTTAGTTGAAAATAGACCGGATCGCGGCTTGGCGTTCAGCGGCAAGTTGCTTCAAGCTATCTTCCATCGCCTCTTCAACCTGAGCTGCACACTCACGAACATAGTCATCGTCGCTTGCAGCTTCTTCACCGCTGCGGTCGAAATAAAACGGCTTGATGACTTCCATGTGAATTGGGCTTGGAACAGGAATATGCGGCGGCGTGACACCGAAGGTCAGTCCCCAAGGGAAACTTAAAACCAATGGCCACACCTTCAGACGCATCCACTTATCGCTGCGAATAAGCTTCGCAAACCATTTCATATCTTCAAGGACCATGAAGGTCTCATGGGCACCAGCGGTAACGACGGGAATCACTGGAACGTTCTCACGCAAAGCCAATCGAATGTATCCAGTTCGCCCACCGAAGACGATTTCATTTCGCTTACGATAGGGACGAAAGACATCTTCATCTCCGCCTGGGTAAACCAGAACTTTCTTGTCTGCTCCGAAAACCTTCGCTGCGTTTTCGTGGCATGCACGCATTCCACCAATCTTAGAAAAAAGTTGATGAAATCCAGGCATTTGCATCACAGCTTGGTGAGCCAACGCATAAGGTACATCATCAACACTCTTCTCCTTGATAATCTCACTGGAGAACAAAAGCGTATCAGGCGTGAGCGCTCCACCATTGTGGTTCGCCACATAGAGCCCAGCTCCCTCTGGAATTCTCTCAAAGCCCTTAGGCTGAAAGCTAAAATAGGTCCGAAATAAATGTGCCAGGCGCCGGCTGACTTCGGCGATAAACGCCTCATCACGGTTCTCTAAGCTATCGATATCATAGGGAAGAAACTGTTCACTGAAGCGGCTCCACGCGACTTTATTAAAGCGGGGATCGTTCGTTGCGGATTCGTTTGCGGCGTGATCGGTCATTGGGCGTCCTTTGCTTGGATATAGCCCTCCTCACCGATTCAGGTGCACATCGTCAACAGTGCAAAACGTTGCGCACAAATAAACTCAACACTTTCTCAACAATTGGTCAGCAGCCCACTTCGAGAATTTCCCATTCCCAAGGTTCACGCTTAATCGTGACCTCTGCGACTTCACCGACACGTTTTCCAAACATGGCTTTTCCAACTGGTGACTGCGGCGTTAAAACCGTAATGATTCCATCACCATCGGGCCCTGTAAGCTCCTCGCCGGCACCAACTGGCAGCATCACAAACGTGCGCCCAATGTAGCCGTCTTCGGTCTCGCATTGAACATCGACTACGGCGCCTAAGCCGACCTTGGAGCGCATGTGATAAGTTGTAAACCCTCGCTCATCGAAGGTCTCTAGAGCCTGTAAATACTCAAGAGCAAGACGTGCCCGCTTGGACTGAGCGTAAGCCATGTTGCCTTGTTCGATCATAGCTCGGCTGTCTTGGCGCTTTTCCATGGCGGTCACAGAGTTTTGAGCAGCATCTTTGGCCGCATTACCTGCTCGCACAGCAATGGAAGCGTCCTGGCGAAGCCGGGACTTTAACTGGTGGATTAAAGTGGATGTAAGATTCATAGACCCAATCTGCATCCAAGATGCAGATTGAGCAAAAAATTGGCTGGGAATTAAACGAAGCGGACGTATTCGTGATCAACCGGCTGGCGGTTGATTCCTGTTTTCGGCGCAGCGATCCAGTTTGCGAACTTACCTGGCTCACGAACCTGCTGCATAATTGACTTCAAGTATTCGCGGTCATCGTCTGTTGGCGAATAACGGTCAGCCAACTCTTCGCGAGAAAGACCTGTTACAAATTCGCCATTGGTTTTGTAAGTGAGTCCTGCGAAGGGCCCCATCTCTCGGTTAAAGCGGGGCGACGGGAGCGTGAGTTCATAGTCAATGCCCGCTTTTCTAATGATATTGTTCCACTTTCGAAGTGCGCGGTAGCAATCGTCTACATACTTATCTTGGAGCAACCGGTTCATCGCTCGCCGGGTTGGAACTTCTTCCGTACCAATACCACCGCCCTCAATCGGTACCTCAAGGTCATAACAACCTTCAAGCGCTACGTGGTCGGTGTAGTCTTTCGAGGTGCTCTCTTTAAAACGCCCTTTGAGCCCCGTAGCAAAGTACTGGGCAGCGTTCGACGAGTTGTCACCGCCGAATAGATCGAGACATACAGAGAACCAACGGTTGAAATAGCGCTGGATCATATCCAACGGGATGCCGCCCAATTCTTTCACATCTTCGGTGGTGCTTTCCTTCATCAACTCACAGGTTCGTTGAATGACTCGCGCAAGACCCGCCTCACCGACAAAGAGGTGGTGCGCTTCTTCAGTAAGCATGAACTGAGTAGAGCGTGCGAGCGGCGAAAATGCGCTCTCCGCCAATGATGCCAGTTGGTATTTACCATCTCGGTCGGCAAACATTGCAAAGCAGAAAAAGTCGAGGAAGTTTTCGATAGGCTGATTGAAAGCACCGAGAATACGCGGTGAATCTTCATGACCAGAGCGGCGAATCAAAAGCTCTTCCGCTTCATCCCGGCCATCTCGGCCGAAGTGCTTGTGAAGCAAGTATGCCATCGCCCAAAGATGGCGACCTTCTTCGACGTTTACCTGAAACAGATTTCTCATGTCGTAGAGGCTCGGCGCCATTTCAGCGAGCAAGCGCTGCTGCTCAACGGAGGCAGGCTCGGTGTCCGCCTGGGTTACGATGATACGTCGGAGGTCTTTACGGTGCTCACCTGGGCATTGCTCCCACACGTCTTTGCCCATGTTGTCGCCAAACCCAATGGTCTCAGCCGAACTTGGAGCTAGAAAAATACCCCATCGATATTCAGGCATCTTGACGTATTCGTAGTTGGCCCAACCACCAGCCTCGACGCTTACCGCGGTGCGAAGGTAGATGTCGTCGTGCTGATATCCAGCCGGACCCATCTCCATCCACCAATCTACGAACTGGGGTTGCCACGCTTCCAGGGCACGTTGCAATTTACGGTCATCACTAAGATTAACGTTGTTCGGGATTTTTTCGTCGAGTGAAATAGACATGTCGAGCCACCTCATGTTGCATGGTCACTCTCGAAAGAGCCCCCACTGGTTCCCACTCGACCCTTGTACTCATTTTTTCCATATCTTGCAATATAATGCTTACTTCTGCCGAATTTTGTGGATCTTTTGCCTGCTTTTATGCACTATAATGCACATATGTCCGCAAATCAGATACTTCAAGGCATCGCCGACGTTGTCAGGCAGCGCCGAAAACAACTTGGCGCCACTGCGCGAACGATTGCCGAGCAAGCTAATTTGAGCCCTCGCTTTTATGCGCAAATTGAAAAAGGTGAAGCCAACATCTCCATTGTTCGGCTGGAGGCCGTCGCCAACGCCTTGAGTATCGGCCTTCCTGATTTAATCAGCCGGGCTCAGCGGGGACGCTCCAGCATTGCACTGCTCGGTATCCGCGGCGCAGGTAAAAGCAGTGTTGGCCCTCTTCTCGCCTCGGCTCGAGGTCTCGAGTTTGTAGAACTCGATGCCTCCATTGAATCCAAAACCGGCTTGGACCTTCGGGAAATTTTCTCGCTGCATGGAGAAGACTACTATCGCCGTATGGAAATCGCATGCCTCGAAGAGCTTCTTGAGAAAGACCAACCGGTGGTCATTGCGCTCTCAGGTGGTGTCGTCCAAAATATTCCCGCTTTTGAGCGCGTCCTTGAGGCCTTCACCACGGTTTGGCTCAAGGCCGAGCCCGAAGATTATATGCAACGTGTTCTCGACCAAGGTGATCACCGACCCATCGCCAACCGCCATGATGCAATGAGCGAGCTCCATGCGCTTGTCCAAATCCGCGCCCCTCAATACATGCGCGCAAGCCTCACGGTAGACACCTCAGGACTCACTGCCCAAAGCGTTAGCCAATATATCGAAAACAATCTTCCTCAGAGAGACTCCCTCTAGCTTGCCACTGCAAGCTTCTAAACATAGTCTCTGCCAAGGCATCCAGGTGCCCGAATCATTCGAGTCAAAGGGAACAAGCGGTGTTTTTAGAGAATATAGCCCTGACGCTAAAGCTCACAATCAACAACAAGATCACTGAAATCCCTGGTGCCAATATCAAGACTTGGTCTCTCAAGCTTAGGAGCTGGGGCTTCTCCGGTAAGCTCAGCTTCTGGGTTGATGCAAAAAAAAATCGAGACATCTTATTCCAAGATTTCATTAAAGATGAGCCCATCGACGTCACCCTAAAAGTCGCTAAAAGCTTCTACGAAACGAAGTCGCCTCCCAAGCCCCTTGAGCTTAACGCCATGGTCACCACGAGAGCATTATGGGAGCAGGATGCCCCCGGTATTTCAGGTGAACCCATTCTCTTTCGCAAGTATACGATTGAATTTAAAGACATTGCCTCCGTGCTCTGGACTCAACATCGCCCCACTGAAGTCTTGGCGGACACCACTCTTGAAAAGCTCATTAAAGCCAACTTACCCGCGGGTTTGAAACTCAAGATGAATTGGGATGCCTTAAAGGCAGAGCACAATGTTTGCGCTCTTGGGCTCGGTGATACCGATGCCAGCTTCTACGACTTTGTCCACTGGCTCAGCGAAACCCACGCAGGTCATTTCTATTATGACTATCTCGACAAGAGCTATTACCTAGCCTCCAAGAAAAACAAGATATCTTCAAAAGAAGAAATCGGCTCTGCAAATCTCGAATCCATGCTCATGCAATATCCGCCACGTAAGCGCTACAACAGCGCTATCCTCAACTCCCACGTCAAGCAAACCGCTACGACGAAGGTAGATCAGGAACTTGGTCTCAATGCCATTCGGCATGATTTTGTGATGCACACCCCGCTCTCTGCCAACATCAAGAACCGAAAAATTCTCGAAACCAAACGGCTTGAGAGCAGCGACTATCGCCTTAATCTCGTGTTTGCAGATTTCCCGGAGATTGTCCTGGTACCCAATGAAGGTGCTCTGCTTAGTAAAGATGACTTCAGTTCAAACCTTAAAGCATATGGGAAAACTTTTCGGAGCATCGAGTATGACATCGATGCGGTCGCAACTCGTACTGAGGCCGAGGATGACATCGACCTCGAAAGTACCACCTATGAAATCAATCATAATGCGGTGTACGAACGAGAGCGCGACAACACACCCAATCTACCGGAATTTAAAATACCCCAGTGGCCCATTTATATTGAGGGGAAAATCATCTCCACCATCGGTAAAGATAAGGACCGAACCTTCATGGTGTTTCAAGACAAGAAAACGTCACAAGATTACTACAAAGTAAAAATCCCATTATGGAATGTTACTGTACAAGCTCCTTTTGAGCCTCAATTTTCGCCAGGGCACTTTTACTTCCCCGCTTACCGCGATTCACGTGTCTTGCTCGAAGTTGGTTTTCATCATGCTACCATTGTGCGTTTTCTCGACTGGGGCGAAGGCGTCAAGCTGCCCACCGACAGCCAGGGCAACCACATTCTTTTTGGTAAAAATAAAACCAGTGAAACGTCCATGCGGCATATGTACGTCGACAATAAACCCGAGTTTCAAATTTACCGAGTCGAAGATGGTGATACCGAAATCATGCTTCTAAAAGACGGAACGATTCTTCTCGAAACCAAAGAAGATTCCTCTAAAGAATCCTCATCAAGCGGTGTCGATCTCAAACCTCAGGTAGAAGCCAACAAAGCCAAGCTCGAATCCTCGACAAAGTCCTCTGTGGGAGAAGTCAGCGGCGCACTCAGCGGGGCAACCGGTCAGCTCAACGCTGAAGTGGAAGGTGCGGTCAGTGGAACAACAGACAGCCTTGAATCAATGGATGAAGATCTTAACGCTAAAGCAAATGAGATTAACTCCAAAGTAGAAGAGGCTGTCCAAGGGCTCACGGAACAAGGCGATGCTGTTAAGAGCGCTTTGGAAGAAGCCAAATCTCGCCTGAAGTCTCTAACGGAATAAATCGTTTGTAATGCAAGAACTCAAACAATCTCTGGCCTCTATTCAATCTGATATTGAATCCTTGTTTAGCTCTATCTCTCAGGAGCTTAAAAGCACCGGTAGCTTTTTGAAGAGCCAATCTCAGGGATTTACCAAACCATTGGAAACTCTCGAGAAGAATCTCAACCAAATGAAGGTCCAAACAAAATCGGACACCGATAAAATTCTCGCAGAACTTGAAAAACTCGTATCCTAAAGAGCGTATATGTCTATGTTGGAAAATTTCGACACACTCGAATCCGATATTAAAGGTGAGAAGGACCACTTCAGCGCCGAGGCGAAAAAGACTGGCGAATCCATTCTCGAATTGAAAAATTCAGCGGTCGATGAATATCAAACTGCTACAAAAAATCTCGAAGACCAGGAGCGAAGCGATGCTTCCGATCCCGGCAAACTTGAGAGCATCGCGAACCAAAAAACACAGCTTACCGCTCTGCAACAAAAGATAGCGCTAAACTTTGAAACAATCAGCCAGGAGCAGTTAAGTCATCAAAATACCACCGAGGCTGCCTTCGATGCGCTGCTGGCAAACCATGCACAAACACGTACTCAACTTCTCGCCGATATCGAAACCGAGGTTGCGAGTTTACGAGAGACTATTTTATTGAGGCAAAAGGCGAACGACGAATATGTCGAATCTGGCTTATCGACCATTCAAAACACGAGAGAAACGCTGGAACAAATCCTTGAGCACACATTGGTGCCGCTTCAAGCCCAAATCAGCAGCCTCCAAAAAGAAATCGACTCAAAACAAAAAACTCTAAGTCAAACCATCACGCACATGCGTACCAATGTTGACGGGGTCATCGACCAGGTTCAATCTCTTGTTGACGGTATAGATAAGAATTTAACAGCTGTCGCCGATCAGGCCTCTGACGCTATTGAACTCACTCGTAAATCTATCGAGGGCCCGATTGAGAGTATGCAGGCCATCATACAGAGCGTTCAGGAACAGGTTACTGATTTCAAAGATACAGTCTTAACACTGTTTACGACCATTCAAACCGAGCTTGAGAGCCTTCAACAAAAAGGTGAAACCTTTGTAGACACGCTGCAGTCTGTTCTCGGTGGAGGATTATCTGCACTGGATAAAATTCCGGCCACTGGAATCCCCGAAGCACTGGCAAAACCAGCTATCCAAACAATCTCCAAGGCAGCTTCAGCGGTATTGCCACAACTTAGCAAGGCAGCTCAGGCTGGTAGCAAACAGGTCGGTACACTATCACAACAAGTGAGCAAACAGATTGGAACCATCAGTGGCCAGGCTACAGACCAAATTGATACTTTCAAAACTCAGCTTCTGACCCAGATGGACGGAGCACAAGATACGGTCTTTAGCCAGGTCGATACCATCAATAATCAGATTGCATCAGTGGTTTCTCAAGCAACATCTCAAATTGATAATATGGTGACCCAAGCGGTAACTCAGGTCGAGTCGATGAAAGATGCCATCCGAACTCAAGTTCAGACGCTGGAGCAAACAACGAGTTCCACACTGGATGAGATAAAAACCGCCACCTCGGGCTCAGTAGCAACCATTCGGGAGCAAGCGGAGACGGCTTTACAAACTCAAAAAGGCCAGCTTGACACATTTACCAAAAGCACTCAGCAAGGATTGGATGAGCGCAAGAAGCAGAACGCTTCAGAGCGGGCTGAGCAAAGCGCAAGCGTTACTGAATTGAAAGACTCTCTGAGTGCCCGTATTGACGAAAGCCAGGCCAGCTTTGAGGCTGAATTGGAAACCCTCAAAAAAGAGTCCGAAAAACAAACCGCAAGCGCAGCGAAAGCAAAATCCAATGCCGATGAATACTCTGGTTCACTGAGCCCAAGTTAGTCTCAACTTGAATCTAAGCTATCTATTTGCAGTTTCATTTAATTGTAAAATATATGGATCGCTCTTGCCGGCTTGGACGCGGCTGAGGAGAGCTTTAGTTTTCTTCGCGCCAATACAGGTAGGAGCGGCAGCTCTGCAGCTGAGTGCGGTCGAAATAAGCGACGGTTCCGTCGCGCAACGCGTGGTCCCACTCTTCACCGGGTAACAATTGATAGAACTCTATCTCTGACCCAAAATCGTGATGAAATGGCGGCTTTTCGATTCGTTCAACTGGAATACCGCCCAGTGATAATCGATGCACGACCTCAACCCGTGACCTACTGGCGAGCTTGACGCCCTCTAAGTCAACTTGCTCACCGACGCTTTCCTTTTGCAAAAGAAGATAGACTTCTCGTGCTTTGCGAACAGCATCTGGCACTTCGCAAACCACCATTCCGTCTTGCGCCTGGAAGGGAACGTAGGCCGTTTCCGAAGTGGAGCTAGAGAGTAATCCCTCGAGTTCTTCGATGAGCCCGTTGAAGCTATCAGCGGGTGCGTCGTGTGCGTAAAGCAAATTGAGCTTTCTAGGTTCGAGGTCTTTATAAACGCAGACATCGAAGTAGAACTCCTGAAACACTTGAAAAAATTGAGCTGGGTGACAATCGACGCCAGCCTCCAAGTGATTCAGCGCCGCTCGTAGCTTGAATAGGCCCTTCATGCAGGCTTTCGCCGCTTGAACTGCCTGACCCGCGAGGTAGTTCTGCTGAATATCCTCAACCAGCTGCTGATGATAGCGTCCGGCAATGGCCGTGATTCGCTCCAACAGAGCCGCGGTAAGAGGAGTAGACACCATGCGAATCAGTGCCGGTAAATAGTCGGCCTGCAGGTGCCAATGCCCTTCAGCCCCTTTAGCAAAATCACAGAGTCGAAATGAATGAACCGCGGTGTCACGGTGTGGTTTCGTGGAAACAGAGACCTTCTGAACCACACGCTCAACGCTTTCATCCGGCAAGTCGCTGCCCGAGCCTGTGCGTACAACTTCAAAATCACTCTCAAGGTGCAGATACACCGAGCATTCCGAAAGGCCTGTGGCGTTAAGGTTGAAGGATACTGGACGTGTATTACCCGGAATATCAACGAGGTGCCCCGTGCTTAGAATCAGGGTCAACTCTTTAATACTCACGATACCGTCGGCCAGCTGAAAATGGTCCCAATCAAGCGTTCCCAAACCCGACATTGGCCACGGGCTCATTTGCCAGTGCAAGCTCATTTCCTCGCGGAGTGAGTGCTCTTGGGCATAAAAATGCTCTGGCAAGAGAGCCTGCCCTAAACGCCAATGAACGCGTGATGTTTGGTACTTTGTCTTTTTTACCACTTATCTAGCCTTCAAAAAAAAACCTGGGCATCCGATCCCAAATTCGATTTAGGTCGGATACCCAGGGTTCACATTGCATCATCTTTTCGGCAGGGGCAACCCCGCCTAGCAAACTATGAGGATTAGCCTCCCAGTTTTGCTTTTGCTACATCACCAACCTGGAGTCCCCAGCCCTTAACAAATGGCTTGCTCTTAGACTGCGCAAAGTTGAGTGTGTAAGTTGAATCTGAAGCAGGAATGACTTCGAAGTAGATGTTGTAAACAACAATATCGAGTGTTGGGCTTACTTTGGTGCCCTCGTTCGCTACTGAAAGGCGCACATCAGCACCACCAGGTGCATTCAGCTGACCTTTAACCAGACCTTCGTCGCCGCCCAAAGTTCCTTTTGGATAGGCTTCTTCGTACCAGCCTTTTTCTTCGTCATCGTGGTTGATAATCCACCAACCAAGTTCATTGATGGTTGTTGTAGACAAAGATGCCTTCTGCTTGGCCGCCAATTGATTGGCGAATTCGCTGGAGACATATGCGCTGATACAAATTGGGTCACCAACTCCACCAGCAAATGACAGGCTGTCGATGACACCAATACAATCAAGAGTTTTTACTCCGTCTGTATCCGTCACACCGGCCTTCGAGTAAGCAGGGTCTCCCGCCGCGTTGAAAGGCGTAAATACGTTGATTTTGTATTTATCGTCGGTTGCCGTTGGCGCCTCATTCAAATCCAGGCCGTTAAAAGCCATGAGGTAACCGCAACGTTGTTTATTTGTAGGATTCATCGTGAATCCAGCTTGCCAATCACAAGGGAAGCTTAAGCTCATTGTGTCTCTCCAAAATTGTACAATCGAAAAATAAAAGCCGCCCACACAAGGTGGGCGACACTATAGTTATGCTGATTAGCCCAGACGCGCATCAACCCGGAGGTCGACGTCCATGCCTTCAAACTGAATGTGCGGTAGAACTGATAGATTACAGTGATACCAGCCAACTTTTCCTTCTACCTTGTCCACATCGAGGCTGTAAGCCTTGAAGGGGTAGTAACGCAAAGTCAGATCATCTGGGTTAACGATGGTCGTTACATACTTGGAAATCCAAGCATCAATTTGGTTCTGGATATAAACCGCATCAGCCGATGAACCGATGTTGTCTCGCATGATGCACTTCAAGTAGTGCGCGATACGCGTAATCGAGTACGTGTATGACAGGTTCGTTACCAATGTTGAGTTTTCAGAATCTTTAGGATCCTTAAACTTATGAGCTTTCTTCACTGACTGTGCACTGAAGAAAACAGCATCTGCTGCACCCTTTTTGTGAATCAGTGGGATAAAACCGGCATTTGCCAACTCTAGCTCACGGTAATCAGGCATCGATACTTCAACCGGTGCCTTCAACTCGTCTTCACCAGTAAGGTTGTAAGTATGGCTTGCAAGCCCCTTGAGTAATCCGCCGCCCTTTGGACCGCGAATATACTGGCACCAACCCGAACCTTCGAAAGACTTCACGAGGTTTCGTGCAAACAAGATTGAGCTATTTCCCCAGAGGAAATCGTCATCATTGTCGCCCTGAACCGTTTCTTCGTAATTGATGTCTTCTGCAGGGTTGGTTTCATCATTGTAGGGTTCACGCAGGATGAACCGAGGCACAGTGAGGCCAACATATGCAGCTTCTTCAGTGTCACGGAACGCGTTCCATGCTGAATACTTCGGTGTATCCATCATTCCGCCAATATCACGCAGTGTGTTAAGTTCCTTGGCCGTCTCACAGCCGAAGAACTTAGGACTTACCGCCCCAACAAATGGTGCGTGGCTGGCCGTGGCCACTTTACCCATGCTCTTGAGCCAAAGAATATCTTTGCGAGTATTCGCAAAGTCATAAAGCCCGATGATACCACCGAAAGGATGACCGCCGTACTGGTCGTACTCGGAAACATAAACCTTCTTGAATAATTCAGAACCAGCGATATCCGCAGCGTTCAATTCAAGGTCTTCATATGCTTCATCTTTAGATACATCCAAAAGACTCAAACCGATGTTTGCGCGAAAGTTTGTTTCGCCAACGAGGTCAGCAACGCTTGTCCAACCGGCTTCGATTTCTTGAAATTTTTCGTTATGCAAAACTTCGTCAATTTGATCAGCAATCAATCCGTCAATTTTACCAACCAACGTTTGGATCGAGGCTTTGTCGAAACGTCCGCCCTCTTCCATATTGAAAACAACCGCCGCTAAAGAAGAAAGAAAGCGTTCTTCTTCACTTACGTCTTCATTAACGGTCGTAAGCTTATCCTGGAGCATCGGAGTGGGCTCCGAGACTTCCGTTTGTAAACGAACACTGGAGAGAAAACTCGCCAGGTCCAACTTTTGCTCTTCTACTGTTTCATCAGCCATTTTTTAACTCTCTATCATTTTAAAAATTAATCGTTTTATTTATTTGCTCAGATGGTGG is a window encoding:
- the tssC gene encoding type VI secretion system contractile sheath large subunit, yielding MADETVEEQKLDLASFLSSVRLQTEVSEPTPMLQDKLTTVNEDVSEEERFLSSLAAVVFNMEEGGRFDKASIQTLVGKIDGLIADQIDEVLHNEKFQEIEAGWTSVADLVGETNFRANIGLSLLDVSKDEAYEDLELNAADIAGSELFKKVYVSEYDQYGGHPFGGIIGLYDFANTRKDILWLKSMGKVATASHAPFVGAVSPKFFGCETAKELNTLRDIGGMMDTPKYSAWNAFRDTEEAAYVGLTVPRFILREPYNDETNPAEDINYEETVQGDNDDDFLWGNSSILFARNLVKSFEGSGWCQYIRGPKGGGLLKGLASHTYNLTGEDELKAPVEVSMPDYRELELANAGFIPLIHKKGAADAVFFSAQSVKKAHKFKDPKDSENSTLVTNLSYTYSITRIAHYLKCIMRDNIGSSADAVYIQNQIDAWISKYVTTIVNPDDLTLRYYPFKAYSLDVDKVEGKVGWYHCNLSVLPHIQFEGMDVDLRVDARLG
- the boxB gene encoding benzoyl-CoA 2,3-epoxidase subunit BoxB, which produces MSISLDEKIPNNVNLSDDRKLQRALEAWQPQFVDWWMEMGPAGYQHDDIYLRTAVSVEAGGWANYEYVKMPEYRWGIFLAPSSAETIGFGDNMGKDVWEQCPGEHRKDLRRIIVTQADTEPASVEQQRLLAEMAPSLYDMRNLFQVNVEEGRHLWAMAYLLHKHFGRDGRDEAEELLIRRSGHEDSPRILGAFNQPIENFLDFFCFAMFADRDGKYQLASLAESAFSPLARSTQFMLTEEAHHLFVGEAGLARVIQRTCELMKESTTEDVKELGGIPLDMIQRYFNRWFSVCLDLFGGDNSSNAAQYFATGLKGRFKESTSKDYTDHVALEGCYDLEVPIEGGGIGTEEVPTRRAMNRLLQDKYVDDCYRALRKWNNIIRKAGIDYELTLPSPRFNREMGPFAGLTYKTNGEFVTGLSREELADRYSPTDDDREYLKSIMQQVREPGKFANWIAAPKTGINRQPVDHEYVRFV
- a CDS encoding acyltransferase family protein produces the protein MTDHAANESATNDPRFNKVAWSRFSEQFLPYDIDSLENRDEAFIAEVSRRLAHLFRTYFSFQPKGFERIPEGAGLYVANHNGGALTPDTLLFSSEIIKEKSVDDVPYALAHQAVMQMPGFHQLFSKIGGMRACHENAAKVFGADKKVLVYPGGDEDVFRPYRKRNEIVFGGRTGYIRLALRENVPVIPVVTAGAHETFMVLEDMKWFAKLIRSDKWMRLKVWPLVLSFPWGLTFGVTPPHIPVPSPIHMEVIKPFYFDRSGEEAASDDDYVRECAAQVEEAMEDSLKQLAAERQAAIRSIFN
- a CDS encoding transcription elongation factor GreAB, with the translated sequence MHQLKSRLRQDASIAVRAGNAAKDAAQNSVTAMEKRQDSRAMIEQGNMAYAQSKRARLALEYLQALETFDERGFTTYHMRSKVGLGAVVDVQCETEDGYIGRTFVMLPVGAGEELTGPDGDGIITVLTPQSPVGKAMFGKRVGEVAEVTIKREPWEWEILEVGC
- a CDS encoding apolipoprotein A1/A4/E family protein, whose translation is MFLENIALTLKLTINNKITEIPGANIKTWSLKLRSWGFSGKLSFWVDAKKNRDILFQDFIKDEPIDVTLKVAKSFYETKSPPKPLELNAMVTTRALWEQDAPGISGEPILFRKYTIEFKDIASVLWTQHRPTEVLADTTLEKLIKANLPAGLKLKMNWDALKAEHNVCALGLGDTDASFYDFVHWLSETHAGHFYYDYLDKSYYLASKKNKISSKEEIGSANLESMLMQYPPRKRYNSAILNSHVKQTATTKVDQELGLNAIRHDFVMHTPLSANIKNRKILETKRLESSDYRLNLVFADFPEIVLVPNEGALLSKDDFSSNLKAYGKTFRSIEYDIDAVATRTEAEDDIDLESTTYEINHNAVYERERDNTPNLPEFKIPQWPIYIEGKIISTIGKDKDRTFMVFQDKKTSQDYYKVKIPLWNVTVQAPFEPQFSPGHFYFPAYRDSRVLLEVGFHHATIVRFLDWGEGVKLPTDSQGNHILFGKNKTSETSMRHMYVDNKPEFQIYRVEDGDTEIMLLKDGTILLETKEDSSKESSSSGVDLKPQVEANKAKLESSTKSSVGEVSGALSGATGQLNAEVEGAVSGTTDSLESMDEDLNAKANEINSKVEEAVQGLTEQGDAVKSALEEAKSRLKSLTE
- a CDS encoding type VI secretion system baseplate subunit TssK, giving the protein MVKKTKYQTSRVHWRLGQALLPEHFYAQEHSLREEMSLHWQMSPWPMSGLGTLDWDHFQLADGIVSIKELTLILSTGHLVDIPGNTRPVSFNLNATGLSECSVYLHLESDFEVVRTGSGSDLPDESVERVVQKVSVSTKPHRDTAVHSFRLCDFAKGAEGHWHLQADYLPALIRMVSTPLTAALLERITAIAGRYHQQLVEDIQQNYLAGQAVQAAKACMKGLFKLRAALNHLEAGVDCHPAQFFQVFQEFYFDVCVYKDLEPRKLNLLYAHDAPADSFNGLIEELEGLLSSSTSETAYVPFQAQDGMVVCEVPDAVRKAREVYLLLQKESVGEQVDLEGVKLASRSRVEVVHRLSLGGIPVERIEKPPFHHDFGSEIEFYQLLPGEEWDHALRDGTVAYFDRTQLQSCRSYLYWREEN
- a CDS encoding helix-turn-helix domain-containing protein is translated as MSANQILQGIADVVRQRRKQLGATARTIAEQANLSPRFYAQIEKGEANISIVRLEAVANALSIGLPDLISRAQRGRSSIALLGIRGAGKSSVGPLLASARGLEFVELDASIESKTGLDLREIFSLHGEDYYRRMEIACLEELLEKDQPVVIALSGGVVQNIPAFERVLEAFTTVWLKAEPEDYMQRVLDQGDHRPIANRHDAMSELHALVQIRAPQYMRASLTVDTSGLTAQSVSQYIENNLPQRDSL